From a single Miscanthus floridulus cultivar M001 chromosome 8, ASM1932011v1, whole genome shotgun sequence genomic region:
- the LOC136472087 gene encoding transcription factor HBP-1b(c38)-like isoform X1, producing the protein MAMGIYERQRHLVAAGVCGGPFRPDADALPLPAVVPTVTLATPAPPLDVVEAEEVKFEKRLLQAQQDDVPPPVEEEAPPPSSDSVGHDDDARPRDKIQRRLAQNREAARKSRLRKKAYIQNLETSRMKLAQLEQELTMARRQQHGAYGVGGGGVAPAAPAPMDPRVAAFELEYAHWVEEQTRQATELRAALQSHAPDVQLRVLVDAGLAHYGALFQAKVRAARSDTFFVLSGVWRAPAERFFLWIGGFRPSELLKVLAPQLDPLLELQAAEVRKLQNTAKQLEDALSQGMNKLQQTLVETLMTVDVSPDGAAAAGYAAQQMASAVGKLADLVDFVDKADHLRQQTLRNMHKILTPRQAARGLLALADYGQRLRALSSLWAARPREPA; encoded by the exons ATGGCCATGGGGATCTACGAGCGGCAGCGCCACCTGGTGGCTGCCGGCGTGTGTGGGGGGCCGTTCCGGCCCGACGCCGATGCCCTGCCCCTGCCCGCGGTCGTCCCCACGGTCACCCTGgcgacaccggcgccgccgctcGACGTCGTCGAAGCAGAGGAGGTCAAGTTCGAAAAACGCCTG TTGCAGGCACAGCAGGACGACGTCCCGCCGCCGGTGGAAGAagaagcgccgccgccgtcgtcggatAGCGTCGGCCACGACGACGACGCCAGGCCAAGAGACAAG ATTCAGAGACGGCTGGCGCAGAACAGAGAGGCAGCTCGGAAGAGCCGGCTACGGAAGAAG GCGTACATCCAAAATCTCGAGACGAGCCGTATGAAGCTGGCGCAGCTCGAGCaggagctcaccatggccaggcGCCAGCAG CACGGCGCGTACGgcgtgggaggaggaggagtcgcgccggcggcgccggcgcccatGGACCCGCGCGTGGCCGCGTTCGAGCTGGAGTACGCGCACTGGGTGGAGGAGCAGACCAGGCAGGCGACGGAGCTGCGTGCGGCGCTGCAGTCGCACGCGCCGGACGTGCAGCTGCGCGTGCTCGTCGACGCGGGGCTGGCGCACTACGGCGCGCTGTTCCAGGCCAAGGTGCGCGCGGCGCGGTCCGACACCTTCTTCGTGCTGTCTGGCGTGTGGCGGGCCCCCGCGGAGCGCTTCTTCCTCTGGATCGGCGGGTTCCGCCCCTCCGAGCTGCTCAAGGTGCTGGCGCCGCAGCTGGACCCGCTCTTGGAGCTCCAGGCCGCCGAGGTGCGCAAGCTGCAGAACACGGCAAAGCAGCTGGAGGACGCGCTGTCGCAGGGCATGAACAAGCTGCAGCAGACGCTCGTCGAGACCCTCATGACCGTCGACGTCTCGCCGGacggcgccgctgccgccgggtACGCGGCGCAGCAGATGGCCAGCGCCGTGGGCAAGCTCGCCGACCTCGTCGACTTCGTGGACAAG GCGGACCATCTCCGGCAGCAGACGCTGCGGAACATGCACAAGATCCTGACGCCGCGGCAGGCGGCGCGGGGCCTGCTCGCGCTCGCGGACTACGGCCAGCGGCTGCGCGCGCTCAGCTCGCTCTGGGCGGCGCGCCCGCGGGAGCCGGCGTAA
- the LOC136472087 gene encoding transcription factor HBP-1b(c38)-like isoform X2 produces MAMGIYERQRHLVAAGVCGGPFRPDADALPLPAVVPTVTLATPAPPLDVVEAEEVKFEKRLLQAQQDDVPPPVEEEAPPPSSDSVGHDDDARPRDKRRLAQNREAARKSRLRKKAYIQNLETSRMKLAQLEQELTMARRQQHGAYGVGGGGVAPAAPAPMDPRVAAFELEYAHWVEEQTRQATELRAALQSHAPDVQLRVLVDAGLAHYGALFQAKVRAARSDTFFVLSGVWRAPAERFFLWIGGFRPSELLKVLAPQLDPLLELQAAEVRKLQNTAKQLEDALSQGMNKLQQTLVETLMTVDVSPDGAAAAGYAAQQMASAVGKLADLVDFVDKADHLRQQTLRNMHKILTPRQAARGLLALADYGQRLRALSSLWAARPREPA; encoded by the exons ATGGCCATGGGGATCTACGAGCGGCAGCGCCACCTGGTGGCTGCCGGCGTGTGTGGGGGGCCGTTCCGGCCCGACGCCGATGCCCTGCCCCTGCCCGCGGTCGTCCCCACGGTCACCCTGgcgacaccggcgccgccgctcGACGTCGTCGAAGCAGAGGAGGTCAAGTTCGAAAAACGCCTG TTGCAGGCACAGCAGGACGACGTCCCGCCGCCGGTGGAAGAagaagcgccgccgccgtcgtcggatAGCGTCGGCCACGACGACGACGCCAGGCCAAGAGACAAG AGACGGCTGGCGCAGAACAGAGAGGCAGCTCGGAAGAGCCGGCTACGGAAGAAG GCGTACATCCAAAATCTCGAGACGAGCCGTATGAAGCTGGCGCAGCTCGAGCaggagctcaccatggccaggcGCCAGCAG CACGGCGCGTACGgcgtgggaggaggaggagtcgcgccggcggcgccggcgcccatGGACCCGCGCGTGGCCGCGTTCGAGCTGGAGTACGCGCACTGGGTGGAGGAGCAGACCAGGCAGGCGACGGAGCTGCGTGCGGCGCTGCAGTCGCACGCGCCGGACGTGCAGCTGCGCGTGCTCGTCGACGCGGGGCTGGCGCACTACGGCGCGCTGTTCCAGGCCAAGGTGCGCGCGGCGCGGTCCGACACCTTCTTCGTGCTGTCTGGCGTGTGGCGGGCCCCCGCGGAGCGCTTCTTCCTCTGGATCGGCGGGTTCCGCCCCTCCGAGCTGCTCAAGGTGCTGGCGCCGCAGCTGGACCCGCTCTTGGAGCTCCAGGCCGCCGAGGTGCGCAAGCTGCAGAACACGGCAAAGCAGCTGGAGGACGCGCTGTCGCAGGGCATGAACAAGCTGCAGCAGACGCTCGTCGAGACCCTCATGACCGTCGACGTCTCGCCGGacggcgccgctgccgccgggtACGCGGCGCAGCAGATGGCCAGCGCCGTGGGCAAGCTCGCCGACCTCGTCGACTTCGTGGACAAG GCGGACCATCTCCGGCAGCAGACGCTGCGGAACATGCACAAGATCCTGACGCCGCGGCAGGCGGCGCGGGGCCTGCTCGCGCTCGCGGACTACGGCCAGCGGCTGCGCGCGCTCAGCTCGCTCTGGGCGGCGCGCCCGCGGGAGCCGGCGTAA